In uncultured Draconibacterium sp., one genomic interval encodes:
- a CDS encoding UDP-glucose--hexose-1-phosphate uridylyltransferase translates to MSFNIEDHPHKRYNPLNGDWILVSPHRAKRPWQGQVEKPVVEERPKYDPNCYLCAGNERAGGKVNPDYKGTFVFTNDFSALLTDTPKGGIDDGELFQAQSESGICKVICFSEDHSLTIPEMEVADIRNVVDLWCEQYAELGENPTINYVQIFENKGAIMGCSNPHPHGQIWSSKGIPTEPAKESKTQKEYFEKHGKTMLLDYVNAELEKKERLLDQNDSFVALIPFWAVWPFEAMIISKRPVQSILELTDKERTDFADIYKKLTVMYDNLFETSFAYSAGLHQAPTDGEDHPEWHLHMHFYPPLLRSASVKKFMVGYEMLGTPQRDITAEGAAKRLRDLPKTHFKKN, encoded by the coding sequence ATGAGTTTTAACATAGAAGACCATCCGCATAAAAGATATAACCCATTAAATGGCGATTGGATTCTTGTGTCGCCACACAGGGCAAAAAGGCCCTGGCAGGGACAGGTTGAAAAACCGGTTGTTGAAGAACGACCAAAATACGACCCGAATTGTTACCTCTGCGCAGGTAACGAAAGAGCCGGAGGAAAAGTTAATCCCGATTATAAAGGAACCTTTGTTTTTACCAACGATTTTAGTGCTTTACTTACGGATACTCCAAAGGGAGGTATTGATGATGGCGAACTGTTTCAGGCGCAAAGCGAAAGTGGCATTTGTAAAGTAATTTGCTTTAGCGAAGATCACAGCCTTACTATTCCTGAGATGGAAGTTGCCGATATTCGTAATGTTGTTGATTTGTGGTGTGAGCAATATGCTGAGTTGGGCGAGAATCCAACAATCAATTACGTTCAGATATTTGAGAACAAAGGCGCAATTATGGGCTGTTCAAACCCGCATCCGCATGGGCAGATCTGGTCGTCGAAAGGAATTCCTACCGAACCGGCAAAAGAAAGCAAAACACAAAAAGAATATTTCGAAAAGCATGGGAAAACCATGTTGCTTGATTATGTAAACGCAGAACTGGAAAAGAAAGAGCGTTTGCTTGATCAGAACGACTCGTTTGTGGCATTAATTCCGTTTTGGGCGGTTTGGCCATTCGAGGCAATGATTATCAGTAAACGACCGGTTCAAAGTATTCTGGAATTGACTGATAAAGAGCGAACTGATTTTGCAGATATCTACAAAAAGCTAACCGTAATGTACGATAACCTTTTTGAAACATCTTTTGCCTATTCAGCTGGTTTGCATCAGGCGCCAACCGATGGCGAAGACCATCCGGAATGGCACTTGCACATGCATTTTTACCCGCCATTATTACGCTCGGCAAGCGTTAAAAAATTTATGGTTGGTTACGAAATGCTTGGAACTCCACAACGCGATATCACTGCAGAGGGAGCTGCCAAAAGGTTACGCGATTTGCCTAAAACTCACTTTAAAAAGAATTAA
- a CDS encoding galactokinase family protein, translating to MTKISTLNEKINGGDNPLFKELYGSDVAELKVQADRYAELMGEFEKTFGTDDVSLYSSPGRTEIGGNHTDHNYGRVLAGAVNLDNIAVAAKNGTNTVRIKSAGYPQFEVELSDFQPNEDEFYTSTSLVKGIAAKMKENGYEIGGFDACIEGRVPKGSGLSSSASFEVLIGAIFNELFNEGKMDAVENAIIGQWSENNYFGKPCGLMDQTACSVGGLITIDFKDPANPIVKEVDFDFVSTGFSLVITDVGGGHDDPASQAEYASLPTEMKSVAAELGANVLREVTLEQIVEKIPEIREKTGDRAILRAYHFQGDNARVVKQVEALENNDFKAFLQMVVESGYSSYMYNQNIFDVVHKDEQVVSLGLALSEMVLKGSGAWRVHGGGFGGTIQAFVPQEKLDEYVEVLEHVYGKGTCHKLFIRSKGSIKLDL from the coding sequence ATGACTAAGATTAGCACATTAAATGAGAAAATTAACGGAGGAGATAATCCGTTATTCAAGGAGTTATACGGCAGTGATGTTGCCGAATTAAAAGTTCAGGCAGATCGTTATGCCGAGCTGATGGGGGAGTTTGAAAAAACTTTTGGAACTGATGACGTTTCATTATATAGTTCTCCGGGGCGTACAGAAATTGGCGGAAACCACACCGACCATAACTACGGACGTGTTTTAGCTGGTGCCGTAAACCTCGATAATATTGCAGTAGCTGCCAAAAACGGAACAAATACCGTGCGTATTAAATCGGCCGGTTATCCTCAGTTTGAAGTAGAGTTGAGCGATTTTCAACCTAACGAAGATGAGTTCTATACATCAACTTCGCTGGTGAAAGGTATTGCTGCCAAAATGAAAGAGAACGGATATGAGATTGGTGGTTTCGATGCCTGTATCGAAGGTCGTGTGCCAAAAGGGTCGGGTTTGAGTTCATCTGCATCATTCGAAGTGTTGATCGGTGCTATTTTTAATGAACTTTTCAACGAAGGGAAAATGGATGCTGTTGAAAATGCAATCATCGGTCAGTGGAGCGAAAACAACTATTTCGGAAAACCATGTGGTTTAATGGATCAAACAGCATGTTCGGTTGGAGGATTGATTACGATTGATTTTAAAGATCCGGCCAATCCAATTGTTAAAGAAGTTGATTTCGATTTTGTGTCAACCGGCTTTTCACTGGTAATTACCGATGTTGGTGGTGGCCACGATGATCCTGCTTCTCAAGCTGAGTATGCATCACTTCCTACTGAAATGAAATCGGTTGCTGCCGAGTTAGGCGCAAACGTTCTTCGTGAAGTTACTTTGGAGCAAATCGTAGAAAAAATTCCTGAAATCAGGGAAAAAACAGGTGATCGTGCAATTCTTCGTGCGTACCACTTCCAGGGCGACAATGCACGTGTTGTAAAACAAGTTGAAGCTTTGGAAAACAACGATTTTAAAGCTTTCCTTCAAATGGTAGTTGAGTCGGGTTACAGCTCGTACATGTACAACCAGAATATTTTTGATGTCGTTCATAAAGACGAACAGGTGGTTTCACTCGGACTTGCATTAAGCGAAATGGTGCTGAAAGGCAGCGGAGCATGGCGTGTTCACGGTGGTGGATTTGGTGGAACTATCCAGGCGTTTGTGCCACAGGAAAAACTGGATGAATACGTAGAAGTTTTAGAACATGTTTACGGAAAAGGTACTTGTCATAAATTGTTTATCCGCTCTAAAGGTTCGATAAAGCTTGACTTGTAG
- a CDS encoding GntR family transcriptional regulator has product MPRRRVISINAKSSVPKYRQIIDSVLNSIEKRHLKKGDKVPSINQICSEFNLSRDTVMFAFNELKAKGILKSQPGKGYYIASTEIKVEERVFVLFDELNAFKEDLYNSLISSLKGKATVEVYFHHFNYKVFKNLITESIGNYTSYLIMPATFDNTGHLLSKLPQDRVYIIDRLKPELSKYPVVYQDFEQDFYDALVEGKEMIEKYRKLVFVNPGGKEPAERSEGFRRFCEENNIRYEIVKSLTGVKPSLWEAYFLISDRDLVEMVKIAKYCKFKLGKKFGIVSFNDTMLKEVVSGGITTISTDFTEMGKMLANMVVTRDKSQVRNKARMIVRNSL; this is encoded by the coding sequence ATGCCAAGAAGAAGAGTAATTTCGATCAACGCCAAATCATCGGTACCAAAATATCGTCAGATAATAGATTCGGTATTAAATTCAATTGAAAAACGACATTTAAAAAAGGGAGATAAGGTCCCTTCGATAAATCAGATATGTTCAGAATTTAATCTTAGCCGCGATACGGTGATGTTTGCCTTTAACGAGTTAAAAGCAAAAGGTATATTAAAAAGTCAGCCCGGAAAAGGCTATTATATAGCCAGTACCGAAATAAAAGTTGAAGAGCGTGTTTTTGTATTGTTCGATGAGCTGAATGCCTTTAAAGAAGACCTTTACAATTCGTTGATCAGTTCGCTAAAAGGCAAGGCTACAGTAGAGGTGTATTTTCACCATTTTAACTACAAGGTATTTAAAAACCTGATAACGGAAAGTATCGGAAATTATACATCGTATTTAATTATGCCGGCTACCTTCGATAATACGGGGCATTTATTATCAAAACTGCCGCAAGACCGTGTTTATATTATCGACCGCTTAAAGCCCGAATTGTCAAAATACCCGGTGGTTTACCAGGATTTTGAACAGGATTTTTACGATGCTTTGGTAGAAGGGAAGGAGATGATTGAAAAATACCGAAAGCTGGTGTTTGTAAATCCGGGGGGAAAAGAACCTGCTGAACGATCGGAAGGATTTCGGAGGTTTTGCGAGGAAAATAATATTAGGTACGAGATCGTAAAATCGCTTACCGGCGTAAAACCTTCGTTGTGGGAAGCATACTTTCTGATATCTGACCGCGACCTGGTTGAGATGGTGAAGATTGCCAAATACTGCAAGTTTAAATTGGGAAAAAAATTCGGTATAGTTTCCTTTAACGATACCATGTTAAAAGAAGTGGTTTCAGGGGGGATTACAACCATTTCAACAGACTTTACTGAAATGGGAAAAATGCTCGCGAATATGGTTGTAACGCGCGATAAATCGCAGGTTCGAAACAAAGCCCGAATGATTGTGAGAAATAGTTTATAA
- a CDS encoding aldose epimerase family protein translates to MKITATTFGTLKDGREALLFTLSNDTIKIKITNYGAIITAIDMPNKNGSIDNIVCGFDNLETYQSDEYLAGYPYFGAIIGRFGNRIAKGHLEIEGKTYEMAINNGPNHLHGGLEGFDKKLFDAELIESEKEVGVKMSYLSVDGEENYPGNLKVTCIYTLNEENDLAIQYYAETDKTTVVNLTNHTYFNLTGGKENILDHELELNATKITDMVEQIPTGKILPVVGTAFDFTSPKKISAGGLEMGYDDNFVFDNEDGDLIMAGTLSEAKSGRQVEVYTTQPGMQVYTGYWIPEFTIDGKKKFGSFSGIALETQHYPDSVHHPKFPTTFLKPGELYDQKTIYKFITE, encoded by the coding sequence ATGAAAATAACTGCAACTACATTCGGAACGTTAAAAGATGGACGCGAAGCCCTGCTTTTTACACTGAGCAACGATACCATTAAAATTAAAATAACCAACTACGGAGCCATTATAACTGCCATTGATATGCCTAATAAAAATGGCTCGATAGATAATATTGTGTGTGGTTTCGACAACCTGGAAACCTACCAAAGCGACGAATATTTGGCTGGCTATCCGTATTTCGGAGCCATTATCGGCCGTTTCGGAAACCGCATTGCCAAAGGGCACCTTGAAATTGAAGGCAAAACCTACGAAATGGCAATTAACAACGGCCCCAACCATCTGCATGGTGGATTGGAAGGATTCGACAAAAAATTGTTTGATGCCGAACTTATTGAATCGGAAAAAGAAGTTGGCGTAAAAATGAGCTACCTGAGTGTTGACGGTGAAGAAAACTACCCGGGCAATTTAAAAGTTACCTGTATTTATACACTGAACGAAGAAAACGACCTGGCCATTCAGTATTACGCCGAAACAGATAAAACAACCGTGGTTAACCTGACAAACCACACTTATTTCAACCTAACCGGCGGAAAAGAGAATATTTTGGATCACGAACTGGAATTAAATGCCACCAAAATAACTGATATGGTGGAGCAAATTCCAACAGGTAAAATTCTTCCGGTGGTTGGAACCGCTTTTGATTTTACCTCGCCCAAAAAGATTAGTGCCGGCGGACTGGAAATGGGCTACGACGACAACTTTGTTTTTGACAATGAAGATGGCGACCTGATTATGGCCGGAACGCTAAGCGAAGCAAAAAGCGGACGACAAGTAGAAGTATATACTACCCAACCGGGAATGCAGGTTTATACCGGCTACTGGATTCCGGAGTTTACCATCGATGGTAAAAAGAAATTCGGAAGCTTCTCTGGCATTGCATTGGAAACACAACACTACCCCGACTCGGTACATCACCCAAAATTTCCAACTACATTTTTAAAGCCCGGAGAGCTTTACGATCAGAAAACGATTTATAAATTTATTACCGAATAA
- a CDS encoding AMP-binding protein encodes MKTIVALFETAVANYPDNPYLWEKTNGEYRPTTYKQTREKVLDLAAGLIQLGLKKGDRAALIADGRNDWIISELGMLYAGGINVPLSIRLQNNELAFRIKHSGSKYIFVSKLHAAKVEEIRDELPELEKVVYIDGKENPGENDIDYKELLAAGVKFRKENTELTEQVWKGIEPDDVANISYTSGTTADPKGIMLTHLNYAANVVQSNSLLDLQSEWITLAILPWDHAFAHTTCLYVFMYKGASIASVEIGNSPMETLRNIPKNIQEIKPTLMMSVPAYSKTFRKNIEAGIRKKGEFLYKVFQFALKVAYAHNGYGNNRGKGWRFFLKPLYWLFDQILFAKVRDGFGGNLKFFIGGGALLDVELQRFFYAVGLPICQGYGLTEAAPVISSNVPHDVVFGSSGKLVKNLEIKILDDNGNELPAGEKGEIVIKGDNVMKGYWNNPTATAESLKDGWLHTGDMGYMGKDDFLYVLGRFKSLLIGNDGEKYSPEGIEEALVDQSPYIQQVMLYNNQNPYTVGMIVPEMEAINRELKRHGIEKGSNEAASAAIEIIQKEINEYKKGGKYQGEFPERWLPASVAILPEAFTTENKMLNATMKMVRDKVTAHFAKELEFLYTSGAKNSVNEMNIKAIKNWMK; translated from the coding sequence ATGAAAACCATTGTTGCATTATTTGAAACCGCTGTTGCTAACTACCCTGATAATCCATATCTCTGGGAAAAGACAAATGGCGAATACCGGCCCACTACCTACAAACAAACCCGCGAGAAGGTGCTAGACCTGGCAGCAGGATTAATTCAGTTGGGTTTAAAAAAAGGTGACCGGGCTGCTTTAATTGCTGATGGCCGCAACGACTGGATCATCAGCGAACTCGGAATGCTTTACGCCGGTGGTATTAACGTGCCCCTTTCTATTCGTTTGCAAAACAACGAGCTGGCTTTCCGTATAAAACACAGTGGAAGTAAGTACATATTTGTATCAAAACTACATGCTGCAAAAGTAGAGGAGATTCGCGATGAATTGCCGGAACTGGAGAAAGTAGTATACATTGACGGCAAAGAGAACCCGGGGGAAAATGATATTGATTATAAGGAATTGTTAGCTGCCGGAGTAAAATTCAGAAAAGAAAATACCGAGCTAACAGAACAAGTTTGGAAAGGAATTGAGCCGGATGATGTGGCAAACATTTCTTACACCTCCGGAACCACGGCCGATCCGAAAGGGATTATGCTTACCCACCTGAATTATGCGGCCAATGTGGTACAGTCCAATTCACTTCTCGATTTACAATCCGAATGGATAACGCTGGCTATCTTGCCGTGGGATCACGCATTTGCGCACACCACCTGTTTGTATGTATTTATGTACAAAGGTGCCAGTATTGCATCGGTTGAAATTGGCAACTCGCCAATGGAGACCCTTCGAAATATTCCTAAAAACATTCAGGAGATTAAGCCAACGCTAATGATGAGCGTACCTGCTTATTCAAAAACTTTCAGAAAGAACATTGAAGCGGGTATTCGCAAAAAAGGAGAATTCCTGTATAAAGTTTTTCAGTTTGCCTTAAAAGTTGCTTATGCACACAATGGTTATGGCAACAACCGCGGCAAAGGCTGGCGATTTTTTCTAAAACCACTTTACTGGCTTTTCGATCAAATTCTGTTTGCCAAAGTACGCGATGGTTTTGGCGGAAACCTGAAATTCTTTATTGGCGGAGGTGCCCTGCTCGACGTTGAATTGCAACGCTTTTTTTATGCTGTGGGGCTTCCCATTTGCCAGGGTTATGGTCTTACCGAGGCTGCTCCTGTAATTTCATCGAACGTTCCGCACGACGTGGTTTTTGGCTCATCGGGTAAACTGGTGAAAAATCTCGAGATAAAAATTCTTGACGATAACGGCAACGAACTTCCGGCCGGCGAAAAAGGTGAAATTGTGATTAAAGGCGACAACGTAATGAAAGGCTACTGGAATAATCCTACCGCCACTGCTGAAAGTCTGAAAGACGGTTGGCTGCACACCGGAGATATGGGTTACATGGGCAAAGACGACTTTCTTTATGTTTTGGGGCGTTTTAAAAGTTTGCTGATTGGTAACGATGGTGAAAAATACAGCCCGGAAGGCATTGAAGAGGCGCTGGTTGACCAATCGCCATATATTCAACAGGTAATGCTTTACAACAACCAAAATCCATACACTGTAGGAATGATTGTGCCCGAAATGGAAGCCATAAACCGCGAACTTAAACGCCATGGCATTGAAAAAGGTAGCAATGAAGCAGCAAGTGCAGCAATAGAAATTATTCAGAAAGAAATTAACGAATACAAAAAAGGCGGCAAGTACCAGGGAGAGTTCCCCGAGCGCTGGCTACCGGCATCTGTTGCTATTTTACCCGAAGCATTTACTACCGAAAACAAAATGCTGAACGCCACCATGAAAATGGTTCGCGATAAAGTAACAGCGCACTTCGCCAAAGAACTGGAATTCCTATACACATCCGGGGCAAAAAATAGCGTTAACGAGATGAATATTAAAGCGATAAAAAACTGGATGAAATAG
- a CDS encoding tetratricopeptide repeat protein: MNDKDLKIKYDTICQHLAQRKLKPAFDLLENLIRESGLLIHLDEWRNLEQNYSYMLKYTVEGIQDPERQKVYRKLIVSVFELCDKIYDEIRLKMSSSVTYEKKRGFKPALQFHTLLDELEDFYLQEQLVSLVDDAEVQQSSKRISARDHQQKMVTLFYFVWFQNELNDEHRAFLKAFLNSELIEKSYKSFIVSAMLLSLLRYFDEAKFAVLFDAYEHELPEINQRAIVGLLIGFYRYDSRLAYYPSITGRLKLLNENPEFKQNLEQIIIQLIRSKETEKIQKKITDEILPEMIKISPNLKDKINLDSLMDDTMGDDENPEWEKIFEDSPGLMNKMEEFSELQMEGADVFMSSFAMLKMFPFFSEFANWFMPFFTKNPEIDFVVNRGDSVTDQFLKAIDAAPVLCNSDKYSFCLSLQNIPAENREFMAEGLKAEMQQFDELQNDEALTDPGKKAAYISNLYIQDLYRFFKLHPRKTDFEDIFNWRFDFHNKETLGEMLKEDAGIVRNIAEYYFTKNYYNEAAEVFNYLLSEEKSGELYQKLGYCYQKLGDFEQALKAYKSAELFELNKKWNLNKIALCYRNLKQPKKALEYYREVEVLDEENLNVQLNIGHCLLELDRFEEALKTYFKVEYLMPENKKVWKPIGWCSLVAGKFEQAEKYFAKLIDDSPNKHDLMNMGHVQWCLGKRKEALDYYKQSIVKTEFTESEFFEVFHEDLHYLIGLGIDKDDVPIMLDQLRYFVEE, encoded by the coding sequence ATGAACGACAAAGACCTTAAAATAAAATACGATACTATCTGTCAGCATCTGGCACAGCGGAAATTAAAACCTGCTTTCGATTTGCTGGAGAATCTGATCCGTGAAAGCGGATTGCTCATTCACCTCGACGAATGGCGCAACCTGGAGCAGAACTACAGCTATATGCTTAAATATACGGTTGAGGGAATTCAGGATCCTGAGCGCCAAAAAGTATATCGGAAGCTGATTGTTTCGGTTTTTGAGCTGTGCGACAAAATTTATGATGAGATTAGGTTGAAAATGTCGTCGTCGGTTACTTACGAGAAAAAACGCGGATTTAAACCGGCCCTTCAGTTTCATACGCTTTTAGACGAGTTGGAAGATTTTTACCTGCAGGAGCAGCTGGTTTCGCTGGTTGACGATGCCGAGGTGCAACAATCATCGAAACGAATCAGCGCCCGCGATCATCAGCAAAAAATGGTGACTTTGTTTTATTTTGTATGGTTTCAGAACGAATTAAACGATGAACACCGCGCATTTCTTAAAGCCTTTTTAAACAGCGAGCTGATCGAAAAATCGTATAAGTCATTTATCGTTTCGGCAATGCTGTTGAGTTTATTACGCTACTTCGATGAGGCTAAGTTTGCGGTACTTTTTGATGCTTACGAACACGAATTACCCGAAATCAATCAGCGCGCTATCGTTGGCTTGCTCATCGGTTTTTACCGTTACGACAGTCGTTTGGCGTATTACCCGTCGATTACCGGTCGACTGAAACTCCTGAACGAAAATCCGGAATTCAAACAAAATCTCGAGCAAATTATTATTCAGCTCATCAGAAGTAAGGAAACTGAAAAGATTCAGAAAAAGATTACTGACGAGATTTTACCGGAAATGATAAAGATAAGTCCGAACCTGAAGGACAAAATCAATCTCGACAGTTTGATGGACGACACAATGGGCGACGATGAAAATCCGGAGTGGGAAAAGATTTTTGAAGATTCGCCGGGATTGATGAATAAAATGGAGGAGTTTTCGGAGCTTCAGATGGAAGGCGCCGATGTATTTATGAGCTCGTTTGCCATGCTGAAAATGTTCCCTTTCTTTAGCGAATTTGCCAACTGGTTTATGCCGTTCTTCACCAAAAATCCTGAGATCGATTTTGTTGTTAATCGCGGAGATTCGGTTACCGATCAGTTTCTGAAAGCAATTGATGCAGCTCCGGTATTGTGTAATTCCGATAAATATTCGTTCTGCCTAAGTTTGCAAAATATTCCGGCTGAAAACCGCGAGTTTATGGCAGAAGGATTAAAAGCTGAAATGCAGCAGTTTGATGAATTACAAAACGATGAAGCTTTGACTGATCCGGGTAAAAAAGCGGCATACATTTCAAATCTTTACATCCAGGATTTGTATCGCTTTTTTAAATTACATCCGCGTAAAACTGATTTTGAAGATATTTTTAACTGGCGTTTTGATTTTCATAACAAAGAAACGCTTGGCGAAATGCTTAAAGAAGATGCCGGCATTGTTCGGAATATTGCCGAATACTATTTCACGAAAAACTATTATAACGAAGCCGCCGAAGTTTTTAATTACCTGCTGAGTGAGGAGAAAAGTGGGGAGCTGTACCAAAAGCTGGGTTACTGCTACCAAAAACTTGGCGATTTTGAACAGGCGTTGAAAGCTTATAAAAGTGCCGAGTTGTTTGAGCTGAATAAAAAGTGGAACCTGAATAAAATTGCACTGTGTTACCGCAATTTAAAACAGCCGAAAAAAGCGCTGGAATACTACCGCGAGGTGGAAGTGCTGGATGAAGAGAATCTGAATGTTCAGCTAAATATTGGTCACTGTTTGCTGGAGCTTGACCGTTTTGAGGAGGCTTTAAAAACCTATTTTAAAGTGGAATACCTGATGCCCGAAAACAAAAAGGTGTGGAAACCCATTGGCTGGTGTTCGCTGGTGGCCGGTAAATTTGAGCAGGCCGAGAAGTACTTTGCAAAACTGATTGACGATAGTCCGAACAAGCACGACCTGATGAATATGGGGCACGTGCAGTGGTGTTTGGGCAAACGAAAAGAGGCGCTTGATTATTACAAGCAGTCGATTGTAAAAACTGAATTTACCGAAAGCGAGTTTTTCGAGGTTTTCCACGAGGACCTGCATTATTTAATCGGATTGGGAATTGATAAGGATGATGTACCAATCATGCTCGATCAGCTGCGGTATTTTGTTGAAGAATAG
- a CDS encoding glycoside hydrolase family 9 protein, which yields MTKRAFLSFVLVFVAVCVFAQQKVIRINQLGYLPQSVKMAVFLSAEAENAEHFQVFDALNDKLIYEAKVKQVDGTDWGMKTAFRLDFSDLTKVGGYYLKVGEIHSPSFQISPEVYDRTADFLLNYMRQQRCGYNPYLQDSCHLHDGIIVDHPTKTGQKIDVTGGWHDASDYLQYLMTSANATYQLLYAYEQNPAVFKDDYRENGESGANGIPDILDEAKWGLDWMVKMNPSAGEMYNQIADDRDHRGYRLPNKDTVSYGLEGTYRPVYFISGNPQGLAEHKNRTTGVASSAAKYASSFALGAMMMKEHYPEFAEQIAAKAAEAYTFALSDLGACQTACNVSPYFYEEANYVDDLELAATTLYQLTGDAYYLTEAKKWGSVENVTPWMSAGFARHYQFYPFVNIGHVKLAEKDENFATYLKLGLAHLYDRGKDDPFLNGIPFIWCSNNLVAAAITQARAYEEITGNRSFAEMEAALRDWLFGCNPWGTSMICGLPAGGDNPQMPHSSITKILGETTYGGLVDGPVYNSIFSGLIGIEIQQPDPFEAFNTGKAVYHDDMGDYSSNEPTMDGTASLSYYLSSMEKMGAAQQNAYENDAQGAIRYIHPKQKNIYLVFSAHDKAEGAEHILKTLDKKDCKASFFFTGDFLRDKQFQPIIKKVIKDGHYLGAHSDKHLLYCDWTNRDSLLVDRTTFEQDLKENYKALQEFGIKSEKTNWFLPPYEWYNSATVNWASAMGLRTINFSPGIRSNADYTTPDMANYMSSDKILQSILKVEEEQGLNGAIMLIHPGTEEKRTDKFYLRLEELIETLQAKGYRFERLP from the coding sequence ATGACCAAGCGGGCGTTTCTCTCATTTGTTCTGGTGTTTGTTGCTGTATGTGTTTTTGCACAGCAGAAAGTTATTCGTATCAATCAGCTGGGGTATTTGCCTCAGTCGGTAAAGATGGCTGTTTTTCTTTCAGCAGAAGCGGAAAACGCTGAACACTTTCAGGTATTTGATGCCCTCAACGATAAACTGATTTATGAGGCAAAAGTAAAACAGGTTGATGGTACTGATTGGGGAATGAAGACCGCTTTTCGCCTTGATTTTTCTGACTTAACAAAGGTCGGAGGTTATTATCTTAAAGTTGGTGAAATCCATTCTCCGTCATTTCAAATATCCCCCGAAGTTTATGACAGAACAGCAGATTTCCTGTTAAACTACATGCGTCAGCAGCGTTGTGGTTACAATCCGTATTTGCAGGATTCCTGCCATTTGCACGATGGGATTATTGTAGATCATCCAACAAAAACGGGGCAAAAAATAGATGTGACCGGTGGCTGGCACGATGCCTCGGACTACCTGCAATACCTTATGACTTCGGCTAATGCTACTTACCAGTTGTTGTATGCTTACGAGCAAAATCCGGCGGTGTTTAAAGATGATTACCGGGAGAATGGAGAATCCGGCGCAAACGGAATTCCTGATATTCTGGATGAAGCAAAATGGGGGCTCGACTGGATGGTGAAAATGAATCCGTCGGCAGGGGAGATGTACAACCAGATTGCCGACGACAGAGATCACCGCGGGTATCGTTTGCCCAATAAAGATACGGTAAGCTATGGACTGGAGGGAACTTACCGTCCGGTGTATTTTATTTCCGGAAATCCACAAGGGCTGGCGGAGCATAAAAACCGCACCACCGGTGTTGCGTCGAGTGCAGCAAAATACGCATCATCATTTGCTTTGGGAGCGATGATGATGAAAGAGCATTACCCGGAGTTCGCCGAACAAATAGCTGCTAAAGCTGCCGAAGCTTACACGTTTGCATTGAGTGATTTGGGAGCATGTCAAACAGCTTGTAATGTGTCGCCATATTTTTACGAGGAAGCCAATTATGTAGACGACCTTGAACTGGCGGCCACAACTTTATATCAGTTAACCGGTGATGCTTACTACTTAACCGAAGCCAAAAAATGGGGTAGTGTTGAGAATGTTACACCGTGGATGTCTGCAGGTTTTGCACGCCATTACCAGTTTTACCCTTTTGTGAATATTGGGCATGTTAAGCTGGCCGAAAAGGATGAAAACTTTGCAACTTATCTGAAACTGGGATTAGCACATCTGTACGATCGCGGAAAGGATGATCCGTTCCTGAATGGCATTCCGTTTATCTGGTGCTCGAATAATTTGGTGGCGGCAGCAATTACGCAGGCCCGCGCTTACGAAGAAATTACCGGTAACCGATCGTTTGCTGAAATGGAAGCCGCTTTGCGCGACTGGCTGTTTGGTTGTAATCCGTGGGGAACAAGTATGATCTGTGGTTTACCGGCAGGTGGCGATAATCCGCAGATGCCGCATTCGTCTATCACAAAAATACTTGGTGAAACCACTTATGGTGGTTTAGTGGACGGGCCGGTTTATAATTCCATTTTTTCCGGACTTATTGGTATTGAAATTCAGCAACCCGATCCATTTGAAGCTTTTAACACAGGCAAAGCGGTATATCACGATGATATGGGCGATTATTCGTCCAACGAGCCAACCATGGACGGCACGGCAAGTCTGAGTTACTATTTGTCGTCGATGGAAAAAATGGGAGCTGCTCAGCAAAACGCGTATGAAAATGATGCACAGGGAGCTATTCGGTATATTCATCCCAAACAAAAAAATATTTACCTCGTGTTTTCGGCACACGATAAAGCTGAAGGTGCTGAGCATATTTTAAAGACATTGGATAAAAAGGATTGTAAAGCATCATTCTTTTTTACGGGCGACTTTTTGCGCGACAAACAATTTCAACCAATCATAAAGAAAGTAATAAAAGACGGGCATTATTTAGGTGCACATTCCGATAAACATCTCTTGTATTGCGACTGGACCAATCGGGATTCGTTGTTGGTTGACCGAACTACTTTTGAGCAGGATTTGAAAGAAAACTACAAGGCTTTGCAAGAATTTGGAATCAAAAGCGAAAAAACAAACTGGTTTCTGCCTCCATACGAATGGTACAATTCGGCAACGGTAAACTGGGCTTCGGCAATGGGGTTACGCACCATCAACTTTTCGCCCGGAATACGGAGCAATGCCGATTATACTACGCCCGATATGGCTAATTATATGTCTTCCGATAAAATCTTACAAAGCATTTTAAAGGTTGAGGAAGAGCAGGGCTTAAACGGCGCAATTATGCTGATTCATCCCGGAACGGAAGAAAAAAGAACAGATAAATTTTATCTTCGTTTGGAAGAACTAATAGAAACATTACAGGCAAAAGGATATCGTTTCGAACGATTGCCGTAG